The Niastella koreensis GR20-10 genome includes a window with the following:
- a CDS encoding YhcH/YjgK/YiaL family protein, translated as MILDLLSNAQLYYNQGPLFTKAFEYLSQTDFSKVEKGKYELDGQNLFAIVNEYDTVSPDNEQMESHKKYIDIQYIVAGAERIGHDFLKTQTPSQAYDNEKDFMLWGEKPSFFSVLQQGMFAVFFPHDLHMPNIKIDAPAYVKKVVIKVAVQ; from the coding sequence ATGATTCTCGATTTGCTGTCAAACGCGCAGTTATATTACAACCAGGGCCCTTTGTTTACGAAAGCTTTTGAGTATTTGAGCCAGACCGATTTTTCAAAGGTAGAAAAAGGAAAGTATGAACTGGATGGCCAGAACCTGTTCGCCATCGTGAATGAGTACGATACCGTAAGTCCCGACAACGAGCAAATGGAATCACATAAAAAGTATATAGATATTCAATACATCGTTGCAGGCGCCGAGCGCATTGGTCATGATTTTCTGAAAACACAAACGCCCTCCCAGGCTTACGACAACGAAAAAGATTTTATGCTGTGGGGTGAAAAACCATCTTTCTTTTCCGTATTACAGCAAGGCATGTTTGCTGTTTTCTTTCCGCACGATCTGCATATGCCGAATATTAAGATTGATGCTCCTGCGTATGTAAAGAAAGTGGTGATTAAGGTGGCAGTTCAGTAA
- a CDS encoding glycoside hydrolase family 3 N-terminal domain-containing protein, which translates to MKFATLVCSFICCVSFSFAQQPAYKDAKQPIAKRVSDLLSRMTLEEKVAQLQTMHAGRPKLDDKLFNNPAKLDSLYKNGMGMINPAFDETMEVTIAARNRLQDYLVHKTRLGIPIIFIDEAHHGLVQREVDVFPHGIGLACSWDPELLEKIYTHAAKQARVRGTSLVLAPVVDVCRDPRWGRTGETLGEDPYLCGTLGSAIVRGFQGSNNGSIAVNHVAATLKHFSGHGQSEGGDNQGPANYSLRVIREAHMEPFRLCIKNANPAGIMASYNEIDGVPSHANKWLLKEVLRKEWNYNGVVVSDWFGIDQLWNKHFVATDQKAAALMSFNAGVTSDLPYGVNYRHLGELVKENKLSTKALDSAVARILELKFKLGLFDEQQPIDLEKAKQNAAGTEGRALALKIAEESMVLLKNTNNLLPLKKDQYKKIAVIGPMAATNYLGDYSGLPSKNVSLLEGIKNKVQGSAEVLYAKGCRITTNGDTISQNNYQYIDTIIFPSPAENAQLIEEAVKTAQQADVIVLAIGENEQLSREAWGPNHFGDMPDLRLQSQQEDLVKAIAGTGKPMIVYLTHGRPLAIPAVAQLVPAMVDGWFMGEEAGNAFANILFGDVNPSGKITITYPRSTGQVPVYYNHKPSAQYFDYVTETKSPLFPFGYGLSYTTFNYSKPQVLLAADMPKTGGASTPTEKVYGTVEVEVTNTGNRKGDEIVQLYIHQKVSSVTRPVKELKDFTRITLEPGQTKKVSFTIDASKLAFWNAGMHYGVEDGIFECMVGRSSADVQKVELKVGK; encoded by the coding sequence ATGAAATTTGCTACGCTTGTCTGTTCCTTTATTTGTTGTGTAAGCTTTTCATTTGCTCAACAACCTGCTTATAAAGACGCCAAACAACCCATTGCCAAACGGGTGAGTGACCTGCTTTCGCGCATGACGCTGGAAGAAAAAGTGGCCCAGTTGCAAACCATGCATGCCGGCCGGCCAAAACTGGATGATAAATTGTTCAACAATCCGGCTAAACTCGATTCCCTGTATAAAAACGGCATGGGGATGATTAATCCCGCTTTTGATGAAACCATGGAGGTAACGATTGCCGCCCGTAACCGGCTGCAGGATTACCTGGTACACAAAACCCGGCTGGGTATTCCCATTATTTTTATTGATGAAGCGCATCATGGCCTGGTTCAACGCGAGGTGGATGTATTTCCGCATGGCATTGGTTTAGCCTGTTCCTGGGATCCTGAACTGCTTGAAAAAATATATACGCATGCGGCCAAACAGGCCCGGGTACGCGGAACCAGCCTGGTGCTGGCGCCGGTGGTAGATGTTTGTCGCGACCCGCGTTGGGGCAGAACCGGGGAAACGCTGGGCGAAGACCCATATTTATGCGGAACGCTTGGCAGCGCTATTGTAAGGGGTTTTCAGGGTAGTAATAATGGCAGTATTGCGGTTAATCATGTGGCTGCCACGCTGAAACACTTTTCAGGGCACGGCCAGTCAGAGGGTGGCGATAACCAGGGGCCCGCCAACTATTCATTACGTGTTATTCGCGAAGCGCATATGGAACCTTTTCGCCTTTGCATAAAAAACGCCAATCCCGCCGGTATCATGGCTTCATATAATGAAATTGACGGCGTTCCTTCCCATGCCAATAAATGGTTGCTGAAAGAGGTGTTGCGAAAAGAGTGGAATTATAATGGAGTAGTGGTGAGCGATTGGTTTGGGATAGATCAGTTATGGAATAAACATTTTGTAGCCACCGATCAAAAGGCAGCCGCATTGATGTCGTTCAATGCCGGGGTAACTTCCGATCTGCCTTATGGCGTTAACTACCGCCACCTGGGCGAACTGGTAAAAGAAAACAAACTCAGCACCAAAGCGCTGGACAGCGCTGTGGCCCGGATACTCGAATTAAAATTCAAACTGGGCCTTTTCGATGAGCAACAACCCATTGATCTGGAAAAGGCAAAACAAAATGCCGCCGGTACCGAAGGACGTGCGCTGGCTTTGAAAATTGCCGAAGAGTCGATGGTCCTGCTGAAGAATACGAACAACCTGTTACCGCTTAAAAAAGATCAGTATAAAAAAATAGCAGTGATTGGTCCCATGGCCGCCACCAATTACCTGGGTGATTATTCCGGTCTTCCATCAAAGAATGTTTCCTTGCTGGAAGGAATAAAAAATAAAGTGCAGGGTAGTGCCGAGGTGCTTTATGCAAAAGGCTGCCGCATTACCACCAATGGCGATACCATAAGCCAGAACAATTATCAGTACATCGATACCATCATTTTCCCTTCCCCCGCCGAAAATGCACAATTGATTGAGGAGGCTGTTAAAACAGCCCAACAGGCTGATGTGATAGTGCTGGCTATAGGTGAAAATGAACAATTATCGCGCGAAGCCTGGGGCCCTAATCACTTTGGCGATATGCCCGATCTTCGGTTGCAAAGTCAGCAGGAAGACCTGGTAAAAGCCATTGCAGGTACCGGTAAACCAATGATTGTTTATTTAACGCATGGCCGTCCGCTGGCCATTCCCGCCGTTGCACAGCTGGTGCCTGCTATGGTAGATGGCTGGTTTATGGGCGAAGAAGCCGGCAATGCCTTCGCCAATATTTTGTTTGGCGATGTTAACCCATCGGGAAAAATAACCATTACCTATCCGCGTTCAACCGGACAGGTACCTGTTTATTACAATCACAAACCCAGTGCACAATATTTCGACTATGTAACAGAAACAAAATCGCCGCTGTTCCCATTTGGTTATGGCTTAAGCTATACCACCTTTAATTATTCAAAACCACAGGTATTGCTGGCTGCAGACATGCCTAAAACGGGCGGCGCATCCACGCCAACTGAAAAAGTGTATGGAACGGTGGAGGTAGAGGTTACCAATACCGGAAACAGGAAAGGGGATGAAATTGTGCAATTATACATTCATCAAAAAGTAAGCAGCGTAACACGGCCGGTAAAAGAATTGAAAGATTTTACCCGCATTACGCTCGAACCCGGACAAACAAAAAAGGTTTCCTTTACCATTGATGCCAGCAAACTCGCCTTCTGGAATGCCGGAATGCATTACGGTGTAGAAGATGGCATTTTTGAATGTATGGTAGGACGCAGTTCTGCCGACGTTCAAAAGGTTGAGTTGAAAGTTGGTAAGTAA
- the leuC gene encoding 3-isopropylmalate dehydratase large subunit, producing MSKTPAALFDKVWDSHVVRHIEDGPDVLFIDRHFIHEVTSPVAFLGLESRGLKVMFPEKTFATADHNTPTINQHLPVQDPLSANQLKALESNSAKYGISHWGLGNPKNGIVHVVGPENGITLPGMTIVCGDSHTSTHGAFGAIAFGIGTSEVEMVLSSQCIMQPRPKKMRIKVNGKLGKGIVPKDVVLYIISKLTAAGATGYFVEFAGDVFENMTMEGRMTVCNMSIEMGARGGMVAPDETTFNYIKGREKAPKGEAWDKALAYWKTLKTEEGAFFDKEYEFDAADIEPMITYGTNPGMGIGITKHIPSAAQIGSSKSTYDKSLAYMDFHEDDNMIGKKIDYVFIGSCTNGRIEDFRAFASVIKGRKKADHVTAWIVPGSHIVEQQIKDEGILDILLAAGFQLRQPGCSACLAMNDDKIPAGKYAVSTSNRNFEGRQGPGARTLLASPLVAAAAAVTGFVTDPREFI from the coding sequence ATGAGCAAAACCCCCGCTGCATTATTCGACAAAGTATGGGATTCGCATGTGGTCAGGCATATAGAAGATGGCCCCGATGTGTTGTTTATTGACCGGCATTTTATTCATGAGGTAACCAGCCCGGTTGCGTTTTTGGGCCTGGAAAGCCGGGGATTGAAAGTGATGTTCCCCGAAAAAACCTTCGCTACCGCCGATCATAATACCCCCACCATTAACCAGCATTTGCCGGTACAGGACCCCCTGAGTGCCAACCAGCTGAAAGCCCTGGAAAGCAACTCGGCCAAATATGGTATTTCACACTGGGGACTGGGCAATCCTAAAAATGGGATCGTGCACGTTGTGGGTCCCGAAAACGGTATTACCCTGCCCGGGATGACCATCGTTTGTGGTGATTCGCATACTTCTACCCATGGTGCTTTTGGCGCTATTGCATTTGGTATTGGTACTTCTGAAGTTGAGATGGTACTGAGCAGCCAGTGTATTATGCAGCCCCGCCCCAAAAAAATGCGCATCAAAGTAAACGGCAAACTGGGTAAAGGCATTGTGCCCAAAGATGTGGTGTTATACATCATTTCAAAGCTCACTGCTGCCGGCGCTACCGGTTATTTTGTTGAATTTGCCGGTGATGTTTTTGAGAACATGACCATGGAAGGCCGCATGACCGTGTGTAACATGAGTATTGAAATGGGCGCCCGTGGCGGAATGGTTGCCCCGGACGAAACCACTTTCAACTATATTAAAGGCCGTGAGAAAGCCCCCAAAGGCGAAGCCTGGGATAAAGCGCTGGCCTACTGGAAAACGCTGAAAACCGAAGAAGGCGCTTTTTTCGATAAAGAATACGAATTTGATGCCGCTGATATTGAACCCATGATCACCTATGGTACCAACCCGGGTATGGGTATCGGCATTACCAAACATATTCCTTCTGCCGCGCAAATTGGCAGCAGCAAATCCACCTACGATAAGTCGTTAGCATATATGGATTTCCATGAAGATGACAACATGATCGGCAAAAAGATCGATTACGTGTTCATTGGTAGCTGTACCAATGGCCGCATCGAGGATTTCCGGGCTTTTGCATCGGTTATCAAAGGCCGTAAAAAAGCAGATCATGTAACTGCATGGATAGTTCCCGGTTCGCACATTGTTGAACAGCAGATCAAGGATGAAGGCATCCTGGATATTTTGCTGGCAGCAGGTTTTCAATTACGTCAACCCGGTTGTTCAGCCTGTCTGGCAATGAACGACGACAAGATCCCCGCCGGTAAGTATGCAGTAAGCACCAGCAACCGCAACTTTGAAGGCCGTCAGGGTCCTGGCGCCAGAACATTGTTGGCCAGTCCGCTGGTAGCAGCTGCGGCAGCGGTTACAGGTTTTGTTACTGACCCCCGTGAGTTCATCTAA
- the leuD gene encoding 3-isopropylmalate dehydratase small subunit, translated as MAYDKFTVLKSTAVPMPIENVDTDQIIPARFLKATERKGFGDNLFRDWRFENDGTPKKDFVLNNPIYTGKILVGGKNFGSGSSREHAAWAIYDYGFRCVVSSFFADIFKNNSLNIGILPVQVSEAFLDKIFKAIEANPKTELEVNLPEQKITIVGDGASELFEINGYKKHNMTNGFDDIDFLQSLKSDIKTFSEKSIY; from the coding sequence ATGGCATACGATAAGTTCACAGTATTAAAGAGCACAGCGGTACCTATGCCAATCGAAAACGTAGATACCGACCAGATCATTCCGGCCCGTTTTTTAAAGGCTACCGAGCGCAAGGGATTTGGTGATAACCTGTTCCGCGACTGGCGTTTTGAAAATGACGGCACCCCGAAAAAAGATTTCGTGCTGAACAACCCCATTTACACCGGTAAAATACTGGTAGGTGGTAAAAACTTCGGAAGCGGCAGCAGCCGCGAGCACGCTGCCTGGGCCATTTACGATTATGGTTTCCGTTGCGTGGTGAGCAGCTTTTTTGCCGACATTTTCAAGAACAACTCTTTAAACATCGGCATCTTACCCGTACAGGTAAGTGAAGCATTCCTTGATAAGATATTCAAAGCTATTGAAGCCAATCCCAAAACCGAACTGGAAGTAAACCTTCCCGAACAAAAGATCACGATTGTAGGTGATGGGGCCTCTGAGTTATTTGAGATCAATGGCTATAAGAAGCACAATATGACAAATGGCTTCGATGATATCGATTTCCTGCAAAGCCTGAAATCCGACATCAAGACATTCTCGGAAAAAAGTATCTATTAG
- a CDS encoding alpha-isopropylmalate synthase regulatory domain-containing protein codes for MDTTLRDGEQTSGVSFSPTEKLTIAQLLLTEVKVDRIEIASARVSEGEFEAVKAITKWAKANGFLNQVEVLTFVDGDVSIQWMQQAGAKVMNLLTKGSLNHLTHQLKKKPEQHFAEIAEVVKLARKKGIEVNVYLEDWSNGMRHSQEYVFQYLDFLQKLPVKRVMLPDTLGILTPSESFEYIAAIVQRYPGTHFDFHAHNDYDLGTANVLEGVKAGAHGIHLTINGMGERAGNAPLASAIAVLNDFMPEVKTSVVEASLYRVSKLVETFSGFRIPVNKPVVGENVFTQTAGIHADGDKKNKLYFSDLMPERFGRTRKYALGKTSGKANIENNLAQLGIQLSEPDLKKVTQRIIELGDKKEVVTQADLPYIISDVIDSKNIEEKVLIENYVLTHSKNLRPSVTLEISINGELYEEHAQGDGQYDAFVNALKKVYKKMKKDLPVLTDYAVRIPPGGKSDALCETVITWNNNGKEFKTRGLDSDQTVAAIKATQKMLNLI; via the coding sequence ATGGATACCACACTCCGCGATGGTGAACAAACCAGCGGCGTGTCGTTCTCCCCCACCGAAAAGCTAACGATTGCCCAGCTATTATTAACAGAGGTAAAAGTAGACCGTATTGAGATCGCTTCCGCCCGCGTAAGCGAAGGCGAATTTGAAGCGGTAAAAGCCATTACCAAATGGGCAAAAGCCAATGGCTTTTTGAACCAGGTAGAGGTGCTCACCTTTGTTGACGGCGATGTATCTATACAATGGATGCAACAGGCCGGTGCCAAAGTAATGAACCTGCTTACCAAGGGCTCGTTGAACCACCTCACCCACCAGTTAAAGAAAAAGCCTGAGCAACACTTTGCAGAAATAGCAGAAGTGGTAAAGCTGGCCAGGAAAAAAGGAATTGAAGTAAATGTATATCTCGAAGACTGGAGCAATGGCATGCGCCATTCACAAGAGTATGTGTTCCAGTACCTCGACTTTCTGCAAAAGCTACCGGTAAAACGCGTCATGCTGCCCGATACCCTGGGCATACTCACCCCGTCGGAATCGTTCGAGTACATTGCTGCTATTGTACAACGCTATCCCGGTACGCATTTCGATTTTCACGCACATAATGATTATGACCTGGGCACAGCCAATGTGCTGGAAGGCGTAAAAGCCGGCGCCCATGGAATACACCTCACCATCAATGGAATGGGCGAAAGAGCAGGTAATGCTCCCCTTGCCAGCGCCATTGCGGTGTTGAATGATTTTATGCCCGAAGTAAAAACTTCGGTGGTGGAAGCCTCCTTATACCGCGTTAGTAAGCTGGTGGAAACCTTTTCGGGTTTTCGCATCCCAGTGAACAAACCGGTAGTAGGCGAAAACGTATTCACGCAAACAGCAGGCATCCATGCCGATGGCGACAAGAAGAACAAATTGTACTTCAGCGATCTGATGCCTGAACGTTTTGGCCGTACCCGAAAATATGCACTGGGCAAAACCAGCGGCAAGGCCAATATTGAAAACAACTTGGCGCAACTGGGTATTCAGTTAAGTGAACCCGACCTGAAAAAAGTTACCCAGCGTATTATTGAGCTGGGCGACAAAAAGGAAGTAGTTACCCAGGCCGATCTGCCGTACATCATTTCCGATGTGATCGACAGCAAAAACATTGAAGAAAAAGTACTGATCGAGAATTATGTGCTTACCCATTCAAAAAATCTCCGTCCTTCGGTAACGCTGGAAATCTCTATCAATGGCGAATTATATGAAGAGCATGCGCAAGGCGATGGCCAATATGATGCCTTTGTAAATGCGTTGAAGAAGGTGTATAAAAAAATGAAAAAAGACCTGCCTGTGTTAACGGATTATGCAGTACGCATACCACCCGGCGGCAAAAGCGATGCCTTGTGCGAAACCGTTATCACCTGGAATAATAATGGCAAGGAATTTAAAACCCGCGGACTGGATAGTGACCAAACCGTGGCGGCTATCAAGGCTACACAGAAGATGTTGAATTTGATATAG
- a CDS encoding four helix bundle protein, giving the protein MSTIKSFRHLIVWQKSMNLVTEIYKTTRSFPSEELYALTSQLRRCAVSIPSNIAEGYGRSSTLDYKRFLRIAVGSIYELQTQIEIASNLKYLSSESFGNLSSTAKEIELMLFSLINKLIN; this is encoded by the coding sequence ATGTCAACCATTAAATCTTTTCGTCACCTGATTGTATGGCAAAAATCCATGAACCTGGTCACTGAAATTTATAAGACTACAAGATCTTTTCCATCTGAAGAATTATATGCATTAACAAGCCAATTACGACGTTGTGCCGTATCAATTCCCAGCAACATTGCGGAAGGCTATGGTAGAAGTTCAACATTGGATTATAAACGTTTTCTCAGAATAGCAGTTGGTTCTATATATGAATTGCAAACGCAGATTGAGATTGCCTCAAATTTGAAATATCTTTCATCAGAGTCGTTTGGCAATCTAAGTAGTACCGCAAAAGAAATTGAACTTATGCTCTTTTCTTTGATAAATAAATTGATTAACTAA
- the leuB gene encoding 3-isopropylmalate dehydrogenase: protein MASKHILIVPGDGIGQEVTAVGKKVLDKIAAKFGHTFTYDEALIGHVAIEATGNPLPDESLEKMRKSDAVLFGAVGHPKYDNDPSAKVRPEQGLLKMRKELGLYANLRPIKLFDELLGASSIKPEILKGADILFFRELTGDIYFGEKGRKNNGDTAYDIAEYSRFEVERIARKAFEAARTRRKKLCSVDKANVIETSRLWREVVQKIAKEYPDVEVEHQFVDATAMLLIKDPRRFDVVVTANLFGDILTDEASQIAGSMGMLASASVGDGTGVYEPIHGSAHDITGKGVANPLASILSAALLLDISFGMKAESEAVISAVDKVLKAGFRTRDIADAQTPADKILGTDAIGAEVLKHL, encoded by the coding sequence ATGGCAAGCAAGCACATACTCATCGTTCCTGGCGACGGCATTGGCCAGGAAGTAACTGCAGTTGGTAAAAAAGTGTTAGATAAGATCGCTGCAAAATTCGGACACACCTTTACATACGACGAAGCATTGATAGGCCATGTGGCCATTGAGGCAACCGGCAATCCCCTGCCCGATGAATCACTGGAAAAAATGCGCAAATCGGACGCCGTGTTGTTTGGCGCAGTAGGCCACCCCAAATACGACAACGACCCATCTGCCAAAGTACGTCCTGAGCAGGGTTTGTTGAAAATGCGTAAAGAACTTGGATTGTATGCCAACTTACGTCCAATTAAATTATTCGATGAGTTGTTGGGCGCTTCCAGCATTAAACCCGAGATCTTAAAAGGTGCTGATATCCTTTTCTTCCGGGAGCTGACGGGTGATATTTATTTTGGGGAGAAAGGCAGAAAGAACAATGGCGATACTGCTTATGATATTGCTGAATACAGCCGTTTTGAAGTAGAGCGTATTGCCCGCAAAGCATTTGAGGCAGCCCGCACCAGAAGAAAAAAACTGTGCTCTGTAGATAAAGCCAACGTAATTGAAACAAGCCGGTTGTGGCGTGAAGTGGTACAAAAAATAGCCAAAGAGTATCCCGATGTAGAAGTAGAACATCAGTTTGTTGATGCTACGGCTATGTTATTGATAAAAGATCCCCGCCGTTTTGATGTGGTGGTAACTGCCAACCTGTTTGGCGACATCCTTACCGATGAAGCATCACAGATTGCCGGTTCAATGGGTATGCTGGCCTCCGCCTCTGTAGGTGATGGCACCGGCGTATACGAGCCCATTCACGGTTCAGCACATGACATCACTGGTAAAGGCGTAGCCAATCCGCTGGCGTCTATTTTATCAGCTGCCCTGCTGCTGGATATTTCATTTGGCATGAAAGCCGAATCAGAAGCGGTTATCAGTGCTGTTGATAAAGTATTGAAAGCTGGTTTCCGCACCCGGGATATTGCCGATGCGCAAACACCTGCAGATAAAATATTAGGTACAGACGCCATTGGCGCTGAAGTGCTGAAGCATCTGTAA
- a CDS encoding HpcH/HpaI aldolase family protein codes for MKQLKKRLQQGATLHGCWLNLGSTVTTEIVGLAGYDWVLIDLEHGAGSEKDVYQQLQALEHTPAAAIVRIESTQRQRIHRILDMGAEGIMCPRITSAAEAAAVASGLHYPPDGTRGVAKMVRASSFGQNFQNYYQQAKENILGIVQIETLEVLDHLDEIAGIDGIDVLFIGPADLTMSLGIFGQFDHPLYVDAVKATVNAAEKAGKATGILFANPDEYTRYSNMGIRLIACGADATFVANGARNLAHTLQTFRSSGKSGQS; via the coding sequence ATGAAGCAATTAAAAAAACGACTGCAACAGGGCGCTACCCTGCATGGCTGCTGGTTGAATTTAGGCAGTACCGTAACCACAGAGATTGTGGGCCTGGCCGGATACGACTGGGTGCTGATAGACCTTGAGCATGGCGCGGGCAGCGAAAAGGATGTATATCAACAGCTGCAGGCGCTGGAGCACACACCAGCCGCCGCCATTGTACGGATTGAAAGCACGCAGCGGCAGCGGATCCATCGCATACTCGATATGGGCGCCGAAGGTATTATGTGTCCCCGCATAACCAGTGCCGCCGAAGCTGCTGCTGTAGCCAGCGGATTACATTATCCCCCCGATGGCACCCGGGGTGTTGCCAAAATGGTCCGGGCTTCCTCATTCGGACAAAATTTTCAAAACTACTATCAGCAGGCAAAAGAAAATATATTGGGCATTGTTCAGATAGAAACCCTCGAGGTGCTGGACCACCTCGATGAAATTGCGGGTATCGATGGAATCGATGTGTTGTTTATCGGACCGGCCGATTTAACCATGTCCCTGGGCATCTTTGGCCAGTTCGATCATCCATTGTATGTGGATGCGGTAAAGGCAACGGTAAATGCCGCTGAAAAAGCAGGCAAGGCCACAGGCATTTTATTCGCTAATCCGGATGAATACACCCGTTATAGCAATATGGGCATCCGCCTGATCGCCTGCGGAGCCGATGCTACTTTTGTTGCTAATGGCGCCCGCAATTTGGCCCATACCTTACAAACCTTCCGGAGTTCGGGTAAATCAGGCCAGTC